The following is a genomic window from Bacillus sp. V2I10.
CCTTTTATTTTGAGGGGAATTCGGTTGGGATTCTCGTATCACACGGATTCACAGGCTCAACTCAAAGCATGCGCCCGCTTGGAGAAGCCTACGCAAAAGCTGGATACACTGTGTGCGGTCCTCGGCTTAAAGGCCACGGTACACATTATGAGGAAATGGAAGGAACTACTTATGAGGATTGGGCTGCTTCTGTTGAAGAAGGCTATCAATGGCTGTCTGCGCGCTGCAGCACCATCTTTGTTACAGGACTTTCAATGGGAGGCACCCTTACTCTCTATCTCGCCCAAAAACATCCGGAAATAAAAGCGATCATTCCCATAAATGCTGCAATTGATATTCCGACCATGGCAGGAGCCCAGCAAATTCAGGCCAGATTTCTGGACGCAATTGGATCTGACATTAAAAATCCTGAGGTAACCGAGCTTGCTTATGAAAAAACACCTGTTCAATCATTAAAAGAGATTAATAAGCTCATGGCATTAGTGAAAAACAGCCTGTACGAGATCACATGTCCTGCACTTATTTTCGTTTCCTCAGTGGACAACGTTGTCCCGCCGGATAACTCAAAGGTCATTTATAAAGAGATTTCTTCAAGGGATAAAAATCTGATCACTCTTGAAAACAGCTACCATGTCGCTACGCTTGATCATGACCAGCAGCAGATCATTGATGAGTCGCTTCACTTTATTGAAAAAGTACTGAATCAGACTGCCGTTTAATGCACATAAAAGGCTCTATCTATTGACAGAGCCTTTATTTTTTGACCATGACTAAGAAGGTTGACTGCCCCTTGTCAAAACTTACTGTTTCAATGAAGCCTGCTTTTTTGTATAGACGAATGGCCCTTTTATTAAAAGAAGCCACTGTTAATCTGAGAGGCATATTTGGAAATCCCAGCTGAACATGATGCAGGATAAACGAAAAAAACAAATAACCCATTCCTCTGCCTGTTCTGTCCGGCTCTAGACCAAGGCCGATATCAATCATATTTTCTGAATAGATGCCCGGGAAAGGGCCGTTCGGAACTTGAGCCGGTTTTCCCAGGCAAAAAAAGCCTATTAATCTGTTGTTCATGTCAACCACCGCATAATAAGAGTTTGACAGCATTCCATTGATATTGCCTTCTGTAAGCTCCATGTTATAAAAATCATAAGGCGGTTCATAGTTCCATTGCAGAATTTCAGCAGCCATTCTTCGGTTCATCTTTTTTATTAATACCTGCATGCAATCCCCCTCTAACTGAAGCTGTCTTTTATTCAGCTCATCCTTTTTCACCTGC
Proteins encoded in this region:
- a CDS encoding carboxylesterase, translating into MSERYPVLKGAEPFYFEGNSVGILVSHGFTGSTQSMRPLGEAYAKAGYTVCGPRLKGHGTHYEEMEGTTYEDWAASVEEGYQWLSARCSTIFVTGLSMGGTLTLYLAQKHPEIKAIIPINAAIDIPTMAGAQQIQARFLDAIGSDIKNPEVTELAYEKTPVQSLKEINKLMALVKNSLYEITCPALIFVSSVDNVVPPDNSKVIYKEISSRDKNLITLENSYHVATLDHDQQQIIDESLHFIEKVLNQTAV
- a CDS encoding GNAT family N-acetyltransferase; amino-acid sequence: MQVLIKKMNRRMAAEILQWNYEPPYDFYNMELTEGNINGMLSNSYYAVVDMNNRLIGFFCLGKPAQVPNGPFPGIYSENMIDIGLGLEPDRTGRGMGYLFFSFILHHVQLGFPNMPLRLTVASFNKRAIRLYKKAGFIETVSFDKGQSTFLVMVKK